The Ruficoccus amylovorans region TTTATCGGGCTGTTTTTCAACATACTCACGGTTTCGGCCTGCGGGCGTACGCAGAAAAACGCTTCACGCCTGATCTCGTACATCATGCTGACCTGCGCGGCCTGCATCACCGGGGCGATGCTCTCACCCTCGCTGGCGCTGTTTCTGGGCTTCTTCATCGCGGCCAATATCATGTATGTGCAAAACCCCCCGCTGCTGATCCAGATCTACTCGGCCAACTACCGACCCGGCGAGCGCGGCGGCAAAGTCTCCACCGTGTTGATCCTGCTTTCGCTGGGCGGGATCACTGCGGGTTGGCTCGGAGGCAAGGCACTCGACCACGACATTACGATTTATCCGTTCATTCTGGCGGGGATGGCGGCGGCATGCGTAATCAGCGCGGCCATCGTGCGCCGTATCCCTTCCCAGCAGCTCGACCCAAAGTCCAACGCCAACCCGATCAAAAGCCTGTCCGTCATATGGCAGGACAAGCTCTTCGGCTGGCTGCTGCTGTGCTGGATGCTGATGGGCGCGACCAACCTGATGACGATCCCGGTGCGCATCGAGTACATGGCCGATCCCAAGTACGGCATCAACGCAAGCAACTTCGAGATCTCGCTCATCACGTTCATCGTCCCGATGACCTCCCGCATGCTCAGCACCAAGGTCTGGGGCTTCCTCTTCGACCGGATGAACTTCATCTCCTGGCGTATCCTGATCAACTGCTGCTTCATGGCCTCGTTCCTGATCTACTACAACAGCCATTCGCTGTTTTTCCTCGGGCTGGGCATGGCCTTTATCGGGATGGCCATGGGCGGGGGCAACATCGCCTGGACCCTCTGGGTAACGAAGCTCGCCCCAACCAACAAGGTCTCCACCTACATGAGTGCCCACACCGCCCTGACCGGCGTTCGCGGCACGGCGGCTCCCTTCATCGGCTACTGGGTGCTGGCGCATTTTACCGCGCCCGGCATCGGCCTGCTCTGCGCCGGGCTCATGGTGCTGGCCAGCTTCATGTTCGCCGCCGCCTGGAAATCGCCCCGTATGCGCGGAAATTGAGCCGGGCAAAAAAGCGAGCCTCATTCATGAGGCTGGCCATCCGCAGCGGCGTGCATCTGCCGACACGGGCCCTGCCGGCGCTTCGCAACCCAGGCATTGACCGTCTTGTAAAACACGACTGGCAGGACAAACGGAAGCAGGTGGGCAATCAACCGCCAGATCCCGATGTCCTCCGCTTTTAGAGGACGCTCTTTAATCGTGAGCTGAATCAGCAGAATGAACAGCGCCAGAGACACGAAGAAAAGGTACTCTTTGGTCATCAAGTCAATCAGTCCCACCCGCGTGCCGGTTTCCCGGTTGATGAGAGTTTTACAGCAGAAAAGGTAACCCGCCAGAAACACCCCCATGCTCAAGGCCAACGCGAGCATCGGCCCACCGCCCAGCGTAAAAAATGCCTTCGAGAAACTCCCGATCGTCCAAAAAATCCCCGTGTAAGCCAGGACACCGACGGTCCATTTGATGTTGTCCGGTTGCGGACGCTTCAACAGGCGAACCGCATAGACAAGCCCAACGGCCATCGGGACCGCGAATAAAAGAGGGGCCAAAGACAACAACAGCGCCTCAAATTCGAGCCCCTGACTCAACAGCGTATGGACGATCCCGAACAAGACCAGCGCCAGCCAACAGCCGTTTAAGGCAATGGCAAGCCAGGCAACGTAAAACGAAATCGAACGGGCTCTCATTGGGCCCTTTTACCATTAACGATGATGACGCCAGGATTCAATATAATTCACTATTCCCTCCCACAGTCCCGAACTGCTGGCAGACATCCAATAGATACGTCTTTTCTGTCCCCGCATCAGCGAAAGCCGAAGATCAACTGGAGGCTGTTCTTGAGGCCGGAGCCGAGCGAGGGCTTGCCGTTTTTAATGAGGAGGGTGTCGCGGTTGTTGTGGGAGAGGGCTTCCTCGTTGTAATTGAGCAGGGCGATGTCGCCCTCTCGGCGGGTGCCGACATCTTCCGACGTGAGCGGTGTCCAGCGGATCGGCATGCCTTCGGAGGTGTAGTCGATCTCCCATCCGGTCAGGCCCTGTGCCGGGATGGGCTGAGTCAGCAGCGCCGGGTAGCGCGTGATAAAGTCCGGTGCCTGCCGGGTTGAAACCTGCAAGGTAAAGGCCACCGGCTGCGACTGGATCAGCTCGCGCATGCTGGTGAGCCGTCCGGTGCGCGCCCGCTCGAAGAACCGCAGCGGGTCCATGCCGGTGAGGTTGATGCCGTTGTAGTTGCCGTGCTGGTTTTTGCCGCCGTAGCGCTTGTAGTTATAAAAATCCTGAAAGCGGTTCGAGTCGCGCAGGCCAATCTCAAAGTGCAGGTGCGAGCGGCTCTTGGGGATGGAATAGCCCCCGGCAGAGCGCCCCATCCGGCCCAGCCGCCCTCCGGCCTCGACCTGGACCCCGGCCTGAATCCGCGAGTCGATGTCGGCCATGTGCGCGTAAAGGGTGTAAACGGGCACATCCAGCTGCGTATGCTCGATCACGACATAACGGCCGTAGCCGCTGTTCCCGGCGATGCGGTTAACATAGGCCACGCGCCCGGCCATCGCGGCGTAGATCGGGTCGGTGGCCTCGCCGTTGCGGTCGCGGCCCATCGGTTTGAGGTCGATCCCCTCGTGGAAGCGCGTGCCTCCGTTGCGCACGAGCCCGTAAAGGCCGCTCTCGGGACGGCCCGATGCGGTCGGCTGAAGCAGCGGCATGATGTCGCCGGTCTGAAAATACTCCCCGTCCGGCGTCGGCCAATAGACGGGAATCAGGTTCCCCTGCTGCGCCCAGGCACTGCCGCAGGCCAGCAGGAACAGGAGCGCGAAACCGGCCCGGAGGCGCTTGTCCATCCCCATGATTCGGATCAGTCCCGCTTCATCTGGTTAATCTTTTTGATGGCCTCCTGCATCTTGGGCAGCAGCTCCATCGCCTCCTCGTCTGTCAGTTCCGTGAAGGTGTAGAAAAGCCCGCCCTGCATGGGACCGTCGATCTGGCGGGCACCGATGGGTTTGCCGTCGATCACCGTGACGATCATGCGCCCCATGTTGGTGACGGAGGTGCGGTACAGTTCGCGCTGCCCCTCGTCGTCGAAGTAAAAGCGGAAGGCCAGCTTGCCCGAATCGACCTTGACCAGTTCGGCATTGAGCACGTTCCAGGGTTGGATGATCGGCTGGGCGAAGACCGTGTAGCGCAGGCCGCTCTTGTCGAGCGACATTTCCATGCCCTTGTCCAGCGTGTTGTAGGAGTTCCCCATCTCCAGGTAAAAGCTGGGGGCACCCTCGACGTTCTCATCGCAGGCGGCGATGAAAACAAAAGGCACGAGCAGGAGCGCGCGTAAAAGGAAGCGGCGGACAGAGCGTTTTGACATAACCCCATGCTTTGCGCGGCAGCGGCGGCAGGCAAGGCGATTTTCAAGAAAGCCCGCAACCAGACAGAAAGGGGTTCGCTTTTTCCGCGAGGGGCTTGGCCCTTTCCGGCACACGGGTAAAAAATTGGAGGTGCGGGGCGGAATCGAACCGCCGTATAGGAGTTTTGCAGACTCCGGCCTTACCACTTGGCTACCGCACCCCGTGCGAAAAACAGGTTAGTCTGCGTAAACATCGCAACCTTTCAAGCGGTTTTTCACCGAAACGAGCAAAATGTTTGCCAAGGGGCGGTTTCAGCCAGAATCTGGCCCCACTAATTTCCCCCTCCGATATGAGCTGTACCGTATTTTCCATCGCCAACCAGAAAGGCGGAGTCGGCAAGACCACCACCGCGATCAATCTCGGCTGGGCCCTGGCCGAACGCAAAGTCCCCACCCTGCTGATCGACCTCGACCCGCAGGCCAACGCCACCAGCGCTCTGGGCTTCGAGAAGACGCCCGGCTCCAGCCTCTACGGCGCGCTGCACGGGGACGGAGCCGCCGAAGAGCGCGTTATCGAGACCCGCCAGAAAGATCTTTTCCTCATCGGCAGCGAGGTGGACCTCGCCGCCATCGAGATCGAACTGGGACAGCAGGAGGACTACCTCGTACGCCTGCGCGAAGTCCTCAAGCCCCTGCGCGAGAGCGGCAAGTACCGCGCCATCATCCTGGACTGCCCGCCCGCCCTGGGCATGATTTCCATGAACGGTCTGGCCGCCGCCGACTACCTGCTGGTCGCGCTCCAGTGCGAGTACCTAGCGATGGAGGGCCTCGGGCAGATCATGGGCGTGGTTGACCAACTCACCAGCGCGGGCGTCAACCCCAACCTGGCCGTGGGCGGCATCCTCATGACCATGTACGACAAGCGCACCAACCTCTCCCGCCAGGTCGTGCAGGAAGTCAAGGAACACCTGGGCGAACTGGTCTTCGACACCCACATCCCGCGCACCGTCCGCCTCTCCGAGGCCCCCAGCTTCGGGCAGTCGATCTTCGAGTACGAACGCCTCGGAGCCGGTTCGCACGCCTACAAGAAATTCGCCAAGGAGTTTATCAAGCGCTTCGGGCTAAAGTGAGTTTTCTTGATTTAAACCACAGGGGACACAGAGAACACAGAGGAAGAAAAGGGTTAATGGTTGAAGCGAGGAAGGATGCGGCCATTAAACAATGAACCATTTAACAATTCAGCCTCTGCGGTTAATCCAAGTGAGCTAAATCCCCATGTCCGACGACCTCCAACACTTCCAGGAACGCATCGGTTATCACTTCCGTGATACCGGGCTGCTGGAGCGTGCGCTGACCCACCCTTCGCTGCTGGCGGACGGCTCCGGCTGGCACAACCAGCGACTGGAGTTCCTCGGGGACTCGGTGTTGGCGCTGGTCCTGGCCGAACAGTTGTTCAAGCTCTTCCCCGGCGAACGCGAAGGCCACCTGGCGCGGGCACGTTCGGCGCTGGCCAAGGGCGAGCACCTGGCGGCGATTGCTCGCGAACTGGGCCTGCACGAGGTCCTGCGCCTGAGCGAGCAGGAGGAGAAAGCCGGGGGCCGCGAACGTATCTCCAGCCTAGAGGACGCGCTGGAGGCCGTGGTGGCGGCGATCTACCTGGACAGCGATTTCCAGACCGCCCGGCGCACCGTCCTGCCCTGGTATGGCGATGTCAAAGCCCGCACCGAGGAACTCCTCTCTGACGACAACCCCAAGGGCCGGTTGCAGGAACACATCCAGCGGGAAAACCCGGACACGCCCATCGAGTACGACCTGGTCCACGCCGAGGGCCCCGACCACAGCAAAACCTTTATCATGGAACTGCGCATCGGGGGCCGGGTCTTCGGCATGGGCCGGGGCCGCTCCAAAAAGGACGCCGAGGAAAACGCCGCCCGCGAAGCCCTGCAAAAGCTGGTAAAAACGCCCGCCGAACCGGTTTCGTAGCTGGACTCTTGCCCCAATGAACGCACGATGGGAGGGATGACTGGTCTCATCCGCAGACAGGCGTCCCGACGGAACGGACGCTTAACGCTCCCATCACCAGCATCATGACCCACGCCCGCACATCCGTTTTTTGTTATAAAAAGCTGTCGCTGACCGCCGTAGCCCTCGCCTCTGCTAGCCTTTTCGCCACTCCCTCCGCGCACGCGAAGACCAGCTACAACATCCCTGTTTTCACCCAGCAACTCGTAATCGAGGGCGGGCCGGACAGGGTCGAGATCGCACCGGTCTTCGGGGACAAGGCCTGGGCCTTCACCGCCCGCTGGGACGACAACAACGCCAACAGCCTGAATATGCACGCCGCCGTGGCCGACATCGAGATGCCCGCTGCCGGTTCCTTAACGATCGCCAGTGGCTTCCCCGTGATTTTCGCCGCCGTGGATGGCGAGGAGGTCAAACTCTCCGGCGGCCAAACGCCGCCGTTCACCGCTGGTCAACACCGCGTGCTCATGGTCTTCGACACTGAGGGCAAGCACGCCTTCAGCCGGGAGTTCCCGCAAGCCCTACGGTTCACCGTCGAAGACCAGCCCGTCACCTGGCTGCCCGCTCCCGCCATTGAATGAAGCCCGTCTGCCTGCCCGATTCCCTTAAAACCCTGCTTGTCACCGGCGCGGCGGATGCCGCCGTGCCCGCGCTGACCGAGGAGTTGCTGGCCCGCGACCCGGTCCCCGTTACCGTCCTGCTCGCCCACGAATGGCGGGCGATTGAAAGCTGGATGGACGCGCTGGAGCTGTTTGCCAAGTGGAGCGGGCGCCCCGCACCCCGGCTGGAGCGCCTGCCCGACCTCGGAGGCCTGGAAGACGACGACCCGCGCGCCTTTGAACTGCGCTGCGACGTGATCGCCGCCCTCACCTCCCTGCGCGAAGCCGCCCCGCGCCAAAACCCGCTGGAGGAACCGGCCAGCCCCATCGTAATCGCGGCTACCCCCGCGGCGCTGCTCCAGGCCTGCCCCGACCCCAAGGCAATGGCCCGGGGCCAAATTAAGCTCCGGCCCGGCCAGCGCGTCTCTCTGACCGGCCTGGCCGAGCGGCTCGGCGCCGAGCTGGGCTACGACTCCGAAGCCATCTGCGAAACGCCGGGGCAGTTTTCCGTTCGCGGCGGATTGATCGACATTTACCCGCTCAACGCCACCGCCCCGCTGCGAATCGACTTCTTCGGGGACGAGATCGAGTCCATCCGCACCTTTGACCCGACCACCCAGCGCTCCGAGGAAACGGTGCCGAGCCTCGTCATCGCCTCGGCCCAGGCCGGACTCGACACGCACCGCAAGGGCACCTTGCTCGACTACCTGCCGGCCCGCGTCCGCTGGATACTGCGCCAGCCCGACAAGCTGGAGAGCGCCTTTGCCGACCTGTTCCAGATCCCGGAAAACATCGCCGCGCCCGCCCGCAGTTTCCAGACCGTGATCAAGCGCCGCGCCGGGCAGGACGACGAGTGGCTCGGCCTGACCGACGTGGAGGCCCGCCAGAACCTTTTTCCGGAAAGCACCCCCACCCGCGCCGTCGCCTCGGAGTCGCTGGAGGGCTACCGGACCTTTGCCGACACGGACAAGCTCGGCGTTGTCCGCCTGGAGGCCGGGAACACGTCCCGGGAAAAATTCCTTGCCCAAATCACCGACTGGCAGACCCAGGGCCACCGGGTGCATTTCGTTTGTCGCACCGAGGGCGAGGAAACCCGCCTGCGGGAAATTCTGGCCGAGTCGCCCACCGCGAAAAGGATCAAGGCCGACTTTTTACAAGGGAACCTGCCCGAAGGCTTCCGGCTGGCCGACGGCGAGGAAAAGCACGTCTATGCGACCGAATCCGAGATCGCGGGCCGCCAGCGGCTCTACGTCAGCCGCCGCCGCCGCAAGCTGCCCGAGCGCCAGCAGGTGGACCAGTTGCTGGACTTCTCGGAGCTGGCCAACGGCGACTACCTCGTGCACCTCCAGCACGGTGTCTGCATTTTCCGGGGCCTGCAACGGCTCAACACCGGGAGCAAGGAAGAGGAAGTCATCTCGCTGGAGTTTGACGAGGGGATCACCCTGCACGTGCGCCTGCACGAGAGCCACCTGCTCAGCCGCTATGTCGGCCTGACCAAGCGCTCTCCCAAACTTGGTCGCCTCGGCACTAACGCCTGGGACAAAACCCGCCGCGCCGCCGAACGCGCCACCCTCGACCTCGCCGCCCAATTACTCTCGCTCCAGGCCGAGCGCAATTCGCGGCCCGGCTACGCCTTTTCCTCCGACCAGCCCTGGCAGCACGCCTTTGAGGACGCCTTCCCTTTCCGCGAGACGCCCGATCAGCTCACCGCCATCGACCAGACCAAGGCCGACATGGAAAAGCCCTTGCCGATGGACCGCCTCATCTGCGGCGACGTCGGTTTCGGCAAAACCGAGGTGGCCCTGCGCGCCGCCATGAAGGCCGTGCTCGACGGCAAACAGGTCGCCGTCATGCTCCCGACCACGGTGCTGTGCCAGCAGATGTTCACCAACTTCAAGGAGCGCTTCGCCGACTACCCGATCGCGGTCGAAATGCTCAGCAGCTTCCGCACCGCCCGGCAACAGAGCGAAATCAAACGCCAGCTCAAGCAGGGCGACATCGACATCGTGGTCGGCACCCACAGCCTGCTCGGTAGTTCCGTAAAATTCCGCGACCTCGGACTGCTCGTGATCGACGAGGAGCACCGCTTCGGCGTGCGCCAGAAGGAGAAGCTCAAGATCATGCGGCACGACATCGACGTGCTCAGCATGAGCGCCACCCCCATCCCGCGCACCCTCTACTTCGCGCTGGTCGGAGCCCGCGAAATGAGCGTGATCGAGACGCCCCCACGCGACCGCCTGCCCATCCAGACCATTGTCAAAGCCTACGACCCCAAGCTGGTTCAGGAGGCCATCGAGTTCGAGGTCCGGCGCGGCGGCCAGGTCTTTTACCTCCACAACCGCGTCACCACCATCGACGTGGTGGCCCGCCGCCTGCAGGAGATGATGCCCGACCTGCGCATCGGCGTCGGCCACGGCCAGATGGAGCAAGGCGAACTGGAAAAGGTCATGACGCGCTTCGTGGCGGGCGAGTTCGACGTGCTCGTCTCCACCACCATTATCGAGTCCGGCCTCGATATCCCCAACTCCAACACCATCATCATCGAGGGGGCGGACCGCTTCGGGCTCTCGCAGCTTTACCAGCTCCGGGGGCGCGTCGGGCGCTTTAACCGCCAGGCCTACGCCTACCTCCTGCTCCACCGCCACACCCGTCTGCTCGACGTGGCCCGCAAGCGCCTCGGCGCGATCCGGCAGTTCAACCAGCTCGGGGCCGGGTTCCGCATCGCCATGCGCGACCTGGAGCTGCGCGGCGCGGGCAACATCCTCGGCGCCCAGCAGAGCGGCCACATCGCCGGGGTCGGGTTTGATTTATACTGCCAACTGCTGCGCCAGAGCGTGGCCCGGCTCAAGGGCGACAGCACCGCCGCCCTCATCCGCGCCAACGTACGGCTCGACTTCGTGCTCGTGGGCGAGTACCGCGACGGCGAGGACCCAGCCGAGACACCCGACCGCTTTCACGCGCTCAAGGCCGACGAGCTGGCCGATCAGCGCGGCGAAGTCGTCGAGGCCTTCATCCCCGTCAGCTACATCGGGGAGGCACGCCTGCGCATCGACTTCTACCGCCGCCTCGCCCTGGCTTCCAGCCTGGAGCAGATCTCCGAGGCCGCCGCCGAGATGAAGGACCGCTTCGGCCCCGTGCCCGCGAGCGTGGACTACCTGCTCAAAATGACGGAAATTCGCTGCCTGGCTGAACGAAAAGGCATCAGCCTCGTCGAAACAGAAGGGAACCGCCTCAAATGCCGCCTGGCGGGTTCGCGTGAACCGGCTTTTGTAAAAGTCGGTAACCGCTTTCCCCGCTTGACCGCGAAAAAACCGCTCCCTAAGTTGAACGAAATTAGAACATTTCTTAAAACCTGCCAGCTTACCTGACTGGCCTGTAACTTTCCCGGCACGATTGCCATTTCCCAACCGATGAAAATTTCCACCCTCACCCTTGGCGCCTGCCTCATGTTAACGGCGCTCGGGCTGCACGCGCAATTGATCGCCCCCCAAAAGAAGGAGTGGGACGTCCAGTTCACCAACGGCATCGCCGCTCAGGTCGAAGACAAGATCATCACCCTGGAGGAACTGCGTAAGGAGGTCACCCCGCTCATCCCGCAGATCCGGATGAATTCGCGTACGCGCACCGACTTCGATAAAAACATCGCCGTCGTCACCCGCGAAATCCTCCAGAACCTCGTGGACCGCATCCTCATCATCCGCGACTTCTACGACAAGGGTGCCCACATCCCCGACACTTACCTGCAAAAGGAGTTCGACGACTACATCACCAAGGAGTTCAACGGCGACCGCTCGGCCTTCCTTGAGTTCCTCCGCCTTCAGGGCAAGAGTGAGATGGACTTCCGCGACGAGTTGAAGGACGACATCATCGTCTCCTACATGCGCATGCAGTCCCTGCCATCGCAGACCGCCGTCAGCCCCCGCAAGATCGAGGAGTATTACCAGAAGAACAAGAGCCGCTACTTCGAGGAGGAAGGCGTCAACCTGGGCTTGATCATGCTCGTGCCCATCGCCGACGAAAACCCCGACCTGCTCAACCAGACCGCCAACGAGATCGTTCAGAAGCTCGAAGCGGGCGAGTCGTTCTCCGAACTGGCCAAGACCTACAGCCAGGACGACAAGCGGGACGAGGGCGGCGACTGGGGTTGGATCAGCCGCGACGACCTTATCCCGGCCCTGGCCGAACAGGCCTTCGCGCTTGAGGAGGGCCAGCACTCCCAGCCCATCGCGGTCGGCGACTACATTTACATCCTGGAGGTGAAGGAAAAACGCACCGCCGGGATCAAGGAGCTGGAAAAAGTCCGCGGCGAAATCGAACAGGAAATCACCGCGCAGCTCTCCCGCCAGGCCCAGCAACGCTGGATCGAACG contains the following coding sequences:
- a CDS encoding MFS transporter, producing MPAEPIPAPLPIDGADREAARQTYFYDRWRGFFYGLLEPGWVTFSLIIAIRHFDMPDYLKALLPAAAFIGLFFNILTVSACGRTQKNASRLISYIMLTCAACITGAMLSPSLALFLGFFIAANIMYVQNPPLLIQIYSANYRPGERGGKVSTVLILLSLGGITAGWLGGKALDHDITIYPFILAGMAAACVISAAIVRRIPSQQLDPKSNANPIKSLSVIWQDKLFGWLLLCWMLMGATNLMTIPVRIEYMADPKYGINASNFEISLITFIVPMTSRMLSTKVWGFLFDRMNFISWRILINCCFMASFLIYYNSHSLFFLGLGMAFIGMAMGGGNIAWTLWVTKLAPTNKVSTYMSAHTALTGVRGTAAPFIGYWVLAHFTAPGIGLLCAGLMVLASFMFAAAWKSPRMRGN
- a CDS encoding peptidylprolyl isomerase, producing the protein MKISTLTLGACLMLTALGLHAQLIAPQKKEWDVQFTNGIAAQVEDKIITLEELRKEVTPLIPQIRMNSRTRTDFDKNIAVVTREILQNLVDRILIIRDFYDKGAHIPDTYLQKEFDDYITKEFNGDRSAFLEFLRLQGKSEMDFRDELKDDIIVSYMRMQSLPSQTAVSPRKIEEYYQKNKSRYFEEEGVNLGLIMLVPIADENPDLLNQTANEIVQKLEAGESFSELAKTYSQDDKRDEGGDWGWISRDDLIPALAEQAFALEEGQHSQPIAVGDYIYILEVKEKRTAGIKELEKVRGEIEQEITAQLSRQAQQRWIERLRKNAYIKYFLKEAGGMKSSPGTMQMKLGANESDS
- a CDS encoding M23 family metallopeptidase, with translation MDKRLRAGFALLFLLACGSAWAQQGNLIPVYWPTPDGEYFQTGDIMPLLQPTASGRPESGLYGLVRNGGTRFHEGIDLKPMGRDRNGEATDPIYAAMAGRVAYVNRIAGNSGYGRYVVIEHTQLDVPVYTLYAHMADIDSRIQAGVQVEAGGRLGRMGRSAGGYSIPKSRSHLHFEIGLRDSNRFQDFYNYKRYGGKNQHGNYNGINLTGMDPLRFFERARTGRLTSMRELIQSQPVAFTLQVSTRQAPDFITRYPALLTQPIPAQGLTGWEIDYTSEGMPIRWTPLTSEDVGTRREGDIALLNYNEEALSHNNRDTLLIKNGKPSLGSGLKNSLQLIFGFR
- the mfd gene encoding transcription-repair coupling factor; translated protein: MKPVCLPDSLKTLLVTGAADAAVPALTEELLARDPVPVTVLLAHEWRAIESWMDALELFAKWSGRPAPRLERLPDLGGLEDDDPRAFELRCDVIAALTSLREAAPRQNPLEEPASPIVIAATPAALLQACPDPKAMARGQIKLRPGQRVSLTGLAERLGAELGYDSEAICETPGQFSVRGGLIDIYPLNATAPLRIDFFGDEIESIRTFDPTTQRSEETVPSLVIASAQAGLDTHRKGTLLDYLPARVRWILRQPDKLESAFADLFQIPENIAAPARSFQTVIKRRAGQDDEWLGLTDVEARQNLFPESTPTRAVASESLEGYRTFADTDKLGVVRLEAGNTSREKFLAQITDWQTQGHRVHFVCRTEGEETRLREILAESPTAKRIKADFLQGNLPEGFRLADGEEKHVYATESEIAGRQRLYVSRRRRKLPERQQVDQLLDFSELANGDYLVHLQHGVCIFRGLQRLNTGSKEEEVISLEFDEGITLHVRLHESHLLSRYVGLTKRSPKLGRLGTNAWDKTRRAAERATLDLAAQLLSLQAERNSRPGYAFSSDQPWQHAFEDAFPFRETPDQLTAIDQTKADMEKPLPMDRLICGDVGFGKTEVALRAAMKAVLDGKQVAVMLPTTVLCQQMFTNFKERFADYPIAVEMLSSFRTARQQSEIKRQLKQGDIDIVVGTHSLLGSSVKFRDLGLLVIDEEHRFGVRQKEKLKIMRHDIDVLSMSATPIPRTLYFALVGAREMSVIETPPRDRLPIQTIVKAYDPKLVQEAIEFEVRRGGQVFYLHNRVTTIDVVARRLQEMMPDLRIGVGHGQMEQGELEKVMTRFVAGEFDVLVSTTIIESGLDIPNSNTIIIEGADRFGLSQLYQLRGRVGRFNRQAYAYLLLHRHTRLLDVARKRLGAIRQFNQLGAGFRIAMRDLELRGAGNILGAQQSGHIAGVGFDLYCQLLRQSVARLKGDSTAALIRANVRLDFVLVGEYRDGEDPAETPDRFHALKADELADQRGEVVEAFIPVSYIGEARLRIDFYRRLALASSLEQISEAAAEMKDRFGPVPASVDYLLKMTEIRCLAERKGISLVETEGNRLKCRLAGSREPAFVKVGNRFPRLTAKKPLPKLNEIRTFLKTCQLT
- a CDS encoding ParA family protein, with product MSCTVFSIANQKGGVGKTTTAINLGWALAERKVPTLLIDLDPQANATSALGFEKTPGSSLYGALHGDGAAEERVIETRQKDLFLIGSEVDLAAIEIELGQQEDYLVRLREVLKPLRESGKYRAIILDCPPALGMISMNGLAAADYLLVALQCEYLAMEGLGQIMGVVDQLTSAGVNPNLAVGGILMTMYDKRTNLSRQVVQEVKEHLGELVFDTHIPRTVRLSEAPSFGQSIFEYERLGAGSHAYKKFAKEFIKRFGLK
- the rnc gene encoding ribonuclease III, whose amino-acid sequence is MSDDLQHFQERIGYHFRDTGLLERALTHPSLLADGSGWHNQRLEFLGDSVLALVLAEQLFKLFPGEREGHLARARSALAKGEHLAAIARELGLHEVLRLSEQEEKAGGRERISSLEDALEAVVAAIYLDSDFQTARRTVLPWYGDVKARTEELLSDDNPKGRLQEHIQRENPDTPIEYDLVHAEGPDHSKTFIMELRIGGRVFGMGRGRSKKDAEENAAREALQKLVKTPAEPVS